GTTATTCGCCGTCGGGCAGGTAGAGGTAGGTGGAGTCGAGGCCGTTCAGGGTGTCGTAGAACACGTTGGCCCACTTGTCGCGCACCGCCAGGAACGACAGCGGGTACACCACGTAGATCATCGGCGCCTGGTCGAGCAGCAGTTGCTGATACTCGTCGTAGATCGCCTTCGCCTTCTCCTTGTCGATGGTGAACCGCCCCTCGTTGTAGAGGTGGTCGACGCGTGCCTCCCACTCGGTGTACGGCTCCTCCTGCAGCGGGTGCCACAGGTGGAAGTTGCCCTTCGACTGCCACACGTTGCTGCCCCCCTCAGGCCAGTAGTTGGAGCCCAGCGAGGCGGTGGCCACGTGCCAGTCGTAGGTGCTGGTGAGCATCTCGACCAGCTTCTGGAAGTC
The genomic region above belongs to Spirochaetaceae bacterium and contains:
- a CDS encoding ABC transporter substrate-binding protein; the encoded protein is AEPALHFFARANPYFDESIRQRFDYDPDRARELLAEIGIRPNAEGLMEDADGNHVEFNIHVGASNNVAVDIMNIFADELKQIGITGNVRPIDFQKLVEMLTSTYDWHVATASLGSNYWPEGGSNVWQSKGNFHLWHPLQEEPYTEWEARVDHLYNEGRFTIDKEKAKAIYDEYQQLLLDQAPMIYVVYPLSFLAVRDKWANVFYDTLNGLDSTYLYLPDGE